Proteins found in one Candidatus Hadarchaeales archaeon genomic segment:
- a CDS encoding Trm112 family protein — protein MKLDRKILEIIVCPVCKGDLQKRKNNLICKKCGRKYPIIDGIPYLLPEDLLEILELK, from the coding sequence GTGAAATTGGATCGAAAAATTCTAGAGATAATCGTTTGCCCCGTTTGCAAGGGAGATCTGCAGAAGAGGAAAAATAATCTGATCTGTAAGAAATGTGGCCGTAAGTATCCCATAATCGATGGTATTCCCTATCTTTTGCCAGAGGACCTCTTAGAAATCCTGGAACTAAAGTAA
- a CDS encoding phosphatase PAP2 family protein encodes MRKILKLLLLLAIATAIYEIVPRMLPSPVNPHSFGGEDVLFLQDRLSSRYFDIFMLLVYSLGYIMMIYGTGIYIFLKRDAPRLERYLAVFIFVQSISMLTWWLFPVAPPRMAVNGVRDVRREMFGISEVANPYPYGAFPSLHVANSLSATLFVRSYGRRIFAVWVIVFILLTFSTIYLGEHYWQDIVGGMGYSLAGYLAVKFLAKTNLGKKIFEPGEM; translated from the coding sequence ATGAGAAAAATCCTGAAGCTACTGCTTCTTCTAGCCATAGCAACCGCCATTTATGAAATCGTCCCACGAATGCTTCCTTCTCCAGTCAACCCGCATTCTTTCGGCGGCGAAGATGTCCTTTTTCTCCAAGATCGCCTATCCTCCCGTTACTTTGACATCTTTATGCTTCTGGTCTATTCTCTCGGATACATTATGATGATATACGGAACCGGAATTTACATTTTTCTGAAGAGGGATGCACCAAGACTAGAAAGATATTTGGCGGTTTTTATTTTTGTACAGTCGATCTCCATGCTAACTTGGTGGTTGTTTCCTGTTGCACCTCCGAGGATGGCAGTAAACGGTGTGAGAGATGTCAGACGCGAAATGTTTGGCATAAGCGAGGTCGCCAACCCATATCCTTATGGAGCGTTTCCCAGCCTACACGTGGCAAACTCTCTCTCAGCAACTCTTTTTGTCAGATCATACGGAAGGAGAATTTTTGCAGTTTGGGTCATCGTGTTTATTCTTCTGACATTCTCAACGATATATCTAGGTGAGCACTACTGGCAGGATATTGTGGGGGGAATGGGTTACTCTCTTGCCGGATATCTGGCGGTCAAATTCCTCGCGAAGACAAATTTGGGAAAAAAGATATTTGAACCAGGAGAGATGTAA
- a CDS encoding 7-carboxy-7-deazaguanine synthase QueE translates to MKSGYVGEIFSSIQGEGLYVGRRQVFVRFAGCNLSCVYCDTVKFRKPAKYCRIEKAGKSEIRKNPMKSVEIFEEVLRLATPDIHSVSLTGGEPLMAAELAGEVAKLCKKASLPVYLETNGSVPEAMKKIVKFIDYASIDVKLPEHKSVKPGEWESLFKKELSCVRIARKKAETFVKIVVLPNTKETTIFSVCKEIANLDVPVVIQPVTPVGEIKEFPRREFLLKLSEAAALAGVKDVAIIPQVHKFIGFR, encoded by the coding sequence ATGAAAAGCGGATACGTTGGGGAGATTTTCAGCTCCATACAAGGGGAAGGTCTATATGTTGGAAGAAGGCAGGTTTTCGTTAGGTTTGCCGGGTGTAATCTTTCATGCGTCTACTGTGACACCGTTAAGTTCAGAAAACCGGCGAAATATTGTAGGATAGAAAAAGCCGGAAAATCGGAAATCCGCAAAAATCCGATGAAATCGGTGGAAATTTTTGAGGAGGTGCTCAGACTTGCAACACCTGACATCCACTCCGTGTCCCTGACTGGCGGGGAGCCTCTTATGGCGGCAGAGCTGGCGGGAGAAGTTGCCAAACTCTGCAAGAAGGCCTCTTTGCCGGTTTATCTGGAAACCAACGGAAGTGTGCCTGAGGCAATGAAAAAAATCGTGAAGTTTATAGACTACGCCTCCATCGACGTAAAGTTGCCAGAACACAAATCTGTTAAACCTGGAGAATGGGAATCCCTCTTCAAAAAAGAACTCTCCTGTGTGAGGATCGCCAGAAAAAAAGCTGAAACTTTTGTGAAAATTGTGGTTCTGCCAAACACAAAAGAAACTACGATTTTTTCGGTTTGCAAAGAAATCGCAAATCTGGATGTTCCCGTGGTCATACAGCCGGTCACACCTGTTGGGGAAATCAAAGAATTTCCGAGAAGAGAATTCCTCTTGAAGCTGTCTGAGGCAGCCGCCCTCGCCGGGGTTAAAGATGTCGCTATAATTCCGCAGGTTCACAAGTTTATCGGCTTTCGCTGA
- a CDS encoding sugar phosphate nucleotidyltransferase yields the protein MEAIILAGGFARRLGPLGDIFPKPLLVVEGDTLISHLVDKLRAIGIEPIITVNKRFEHFFTEFPRVVVEKATREEEKPGALSGLANAISELGIDDDVIVLCADNYFSSDLREFVSSFTGETLVGIYYAGENPDLRPEEMATVRFDGCEKYPPHSRTFYIHDFKEKVSPPLSKYVGTGMYVLPRHTLPILKEYCAGGKRDAPGFFIQHLLERGEKVKGFLITGDWYDISHRSYVRIFREGEITERLEKMVCVSRQVEGFLLTLIILRSGGTMERKSEKEELYFVLDGIGEVEVGERKQLIRSRDMMPIPAGVSVRISNRSEKDMLLIRVESLSESR from the coding sequence ATGGAAGCAATAATCCTAGCTGGCGGATTCGCCAGACGTCTGGGCCCTCTTGGAGATATTTTTCCAAAACCCCTGCTCGTCGTCGAGGGGGACACGTTGATAAGTCATCTGGTCGATAAACTCAGAGCGATTGGGATAGAGCCCATAATCACCGTCAACAAAAGATTTGAACATTTTTTCACGGAGTTTCCGAGGGTGGTTGTTGAAAAAGCCACAAGAGAGGAGGAAAAACCTGGAGCTCTTTCCGGTCTGGCGAATGCTATCTCAGAGCTCGGAATAGACGATGACGTCATAGTTCTCTGTGCGGACAACTATTTTTCTTCCGATCTGAGAGAATTCGTGTCGAGTTTCACCGGCGAGACTCTCGTCGGAATATATTACGCAGGAGAAAATCCAGATTTACGTCCGGAGGAGATGGCGACCGTTCGTTTTGACGGCTGCGAAAAGTATCCACCACACTCGAGAACATTTTATATTCATGATTTCAAAGAAAAAGTCTCTCCACCCTTAAGCAAGTACGTCGGGACTGGCATGTACGTTCTCCCCAGACACACACTCCCAATTTTGAAAGAATACTGCGCTGGCGGAAAGCGAGACGCTCCGGGTTTCTTCATCCAGCATCTTCTCGAGCGCGGAGAGAAGGTGAAGGGCTTCCTTATAACCGGCGACTGGTATGACATCTCGCACAGGAGTTACGTAAGGATATTCAGAGAGGGAGAGATAACGGAAAGGCTTGAGAAGATGGTTTGTGTTTCTCGTCAGGTCGAGGGATTTCTACTCACCTTAATCATTCTGCGGAGCGGGGGTACGATGGAGCGCAAGAGCGAAAAGGAAGAACTTTATTTTGTTCTTGACGGAATCGGGGAAGTAGAGGTAGGCGAAAGAAAACAGCTCATAAGAAGCAGAGACATGATGCCTATTCCAGCAGGAGTATCCGTGAGAATTTCGAACAGATCCGAAAAGGACATGCTATTAATCAGAGTCGAAAGTCTCAGCGAAAGCCGATAA
- a CDS encoding signal recognition particle protein Srp54, producing MAGVYMVLEKLGKSLQAALQKLSRSTYVDEKAVKELVKDIQRALLQADVDVKLVLELTKKIEKRALEEKIPPGLNRRAHVVKIVFEELSEFLGKPSKFELEPGKTKIVMMVGLQGSGKTTTVAKLATYFKKKGYRVGVVCADTFRPGALEQLLQLSEKGGFEVFGDPAEKDSVKIARNGVEHFKKSGCDLILVDTAGRHKKESELMEEMKRLAEEIKPDEVMLVIDGTIGQQARAQAEAFNAATSIGSIFITKLDGTAKGGGALSAVAATGATIKFIGTGEHLDEIEPYEPSKFLARLLGMGDLETLLKRIEEIVEKEKIKFPEKKELAAGKLTLRDVYQQLEALEKTGPLRKVMQMLPGFGSSIPEEQFRVGEEKLKKFKVIMQSMTREELENPRIINASRIRRIARGSGTSEADVKELLKQYEMMQKMLKTFAKGRIPKTGPWAKLLKNLEG from the coding sequence TTGGCTGGAGTCTACATGGTTCTGGAAAAACTCGGAAAGTCTCTCCAAGCAGCACTACAGAAGCTGTCTAGGAGCACATATGTGGATGAAAAGGCTGTTAAAGAGCTTGTAAAAGACATACAAAGGGCGCTTCTTCAGGCTGATGTTGACGTGAAGCTCGTTTTGGAGCTGACGAAAAAAATCGAGAAGAGAGCGCTGGAGGAGAAGATACCGCCTGGACTCAACAGAAGAGCTCATGTTGTGAAAATCGTTTTTGAGGAACTGTCGGAATTTCTCGGAAAGCCATCAAAATTCGAGCTGGAGCCCGGAAAGACAAAAATCGTGATGATGGTTGGACTCCAGGGTAGTGGTAAAACTACAACGGTTGCAAAGCTTGCCACCTACTTCAAAAAGAAGGGATATAGAGTTGGGGTTGTTTGCGCAGATACGTTCAGACCGGGGGCTCTGGAGCAGCTACTCCAGCTGTCCGAGAAAGGCGGATTTGAGGTCTTTGGTGACCCAGCGGAGAAGGATTCCGTGAAAATCGCAAGAAATGGAGTTGAACATTTCAAAAAGTCGGGTTGTGATTTGATCTTAGTTGACACGGCTGGGAGACACAAGAAAGAAAGTGAACTGATGGAGGAGATGAAAAGACTGGCGGAGGAGATAAAGCCTGACGAAGTTATGCTCGTGATAGACGGAACGATCGGCCAGCAGGCGAGGGCACAGGCAGAAGCATTTAACGCTGCAACCTCGATCGGCTCCATCTTCATTACAAAGCTTGACGGGACGGCAAAAGGTGGTGGCGCGTTATCGGCAGTCGCGGCGACCGGGGCAACGATAAAGTTCATCGGGACTGGAGAGCACTTGGACGAAATCGAGCCTTACGAGCCCTCAAAGTTTTTGGCTAGACTTCTAGGAATGGGAGATCTGGAGACGTTGCTCAAGCGTATAGAGGAAATCGTTGAAAAAGAGAAGATAAAGTTTCCTGAAAAGAAAGAGCTGGCGGCCGGCAAGCTCACGCTACGAGATGTCTATCAACAGCTTGAAGCGTTGGAGAAAACCGGTCCGCTAAGGAAAGTCATGCAGATGCTTCCGGGGTTTGGGTCCTCGATACCGGAGGAGCAGTTTAGAGTTGGAGAAGAAAAACTCAAGAAATTCAAGGTTATCATGCAGTCGATGACGAGGGAGGAACTGGAAAACCCGAGAATCATAAATGCTTCGAGGATAAGGAGAATTGCACGTGGGTCTGGGACATCTGAAGCAGATGTCAAGGAACTTTTAAAGCAGTATGAGATGATGCAGAAGATGCTCAAGACCTTTGCGAAAGGCAGAATTCCGAAAACCGGACCATGGGCAAAACTTTTGAAGAATCTTGAGGGTTAA
- a CDS encoding 50S ribosomal protein L21e, with protein sequence MPRRSRGLRSKGRGIFTKKPRMRGKFSVVEATRELPLGCKVSILINPTIVKGQPHHRYHGRVGIIREKRGRAYIVEVRDGGKIKKLVVGREHLRMVA encoded by the coding sequence ATGCCACGCAGATCAAGGGGTTTGAGAAGCAAAGGGAGGGGCATATTCACGAAGAAGCCCAGAATGCGGGGGAAGTTTTCTGTGGTAGAAGCCACTCGCGAGCTCCCGCTCGGATGCAAAGTAAGCATTCTGATAAATCCTACCATTGTGAAGGGACAACCGCACCACCGCTACCACGGTAGGGTGGGTATAATAAGAGAAAAGAGAGGAAGAGCATATATAGTGGAAGTGAGGGATGGGGGGAAGATAAAGAAATTAGTCGTGGGGCGCGAACATCTGAGGATGGTGGCGTGA
- a CDS encoding RNA polymerase Rpb4 family protein, whose product MIGKRIIRETPITIAEALEILEGEGDRLEASQRMARDYAQKFAKIDGKTARQIKEELLKLGKLSERQIVMLINLMPKRKEEIELLFAKERVRLEDQDYETILQTLRRFSE is encoded by the coding sequence ATGATCGGGAAGAGGATAATTAGGGAGACTCCTATAACCATTGCGGAGGCTTTGGAGATTTTGGAGGGTGAGGGAGACCGGCTCGAGGCCTCCCAGAGGATGGCCCGTGACTATGCGCAGAAGTTTGCAAAAATAGATGGGAAAACGGCCCGACAGATAAAAGAGGAGCTTTTGAAGCTGGGTAAACTTTCCGAACGCCAGATCGTGATGCTCATCAATTTGATGCCAAAGCGAAAAGAGGAAATCGAACTTCTCTTCGCAAAAGAGCGGGTCAGGCTGGAAGACCAGGACTACGAGACAATTCTTCAAACACTAAGGAGATTTTCTGAGTAA
- a CDS encoding DUF655 domain-containing protein translates to MIDKKYEDRGIVLDFLPHGSPKDPRPVHLREPIAQIIGDTFFTLLEVVPFKGVTLQLQEVVNIGKEGRDKIERIKRRIGYEDLTSVARGELPTAIRKIVTKNPQRFLDFFNKAGPITSRFHALELIPGIGKKLMWTILQEREKQPFQSFEDLENRIKGIQNPIEMIVKRVELELQGGEKYLLFVRGSPKRETSSFA, encoded by the coding sequence ATGATTGACAAAAAATATGAGGATAGAGGGATAGTGCTGGATTTCCTTCCACATGGTAGCCCGAAAGACCCAAGGCCTGTGCACCTGAGGGAGCCGATTGCGCAGATAATCGGTGACACATTTTTTACCCTGCTGGAGGTGGTTCCGTTCAAGGGCGTAACTCTTCAGCTGCAAGAGGTCGTAAACATTGGAAAAGAAGGCAGAGACAAAATCGAGAGAATAAAAAGAAGAATAGGTTATGAAGATTTGACTTCGGTTGCGAGGGGAGAACTTCCGACGGCGATAAGGAAGATAGTCACGAAAAATCCACAGCGGTTTCTAGATTTCTTCAACAAAGCTGGACCTATAACTTCCAGATTTCACGCTCTGGAACTCATTCCCGGAATAGGCAAGAAGTTGATGTGGACGATTCTCCAGGAAAGGGAGAAACAACCTTTTCAGAGTTTTGAGGATCTCGAGAATAGGATTAAAGGAATACAAAATCCCATAGAGATGATAGTTAAAAGGGTAGAGCTGGAGCTGCAAGGTGGCGAAAAGTATCTTCTTTTTGTGAGAGGATCCCCTAAAAGGGAGACTTCCTCTTTTGCCTAG
- a CDS encoding TrkH family potassium uptake protein yields MIYFLGQIMWIIAVVMLAPAFVAPFLNEFWVMPSFILTSLSCFFLGFLIKRKSKPEEEMTLGETMVLTAIVWIVFSFFASIPFITTLRMSPVDAYFESMSGLTATGLTMIKDVENIERTLLLWRSLTQWVGGLGVMVLFLTAALGFGRAHRKIYLAEAHPVLIMPNIRETARALWKIYTILTVLGVILFYFASWPNSSLFEAVNHAMTAIATGGFSVKNNSFAAYGLSVKLVILIVMIWGATNFTVHDRVFRKRLDIREFFGNIEARSMLIIIAVSTLLLAKAVGWTDSLFQTTSALTGTGFSTANIREWGEGAKVLLIILMMIGGSYGSTSSAIKLMRIILLGKTLQWMLKKSFLPDRAVVPVKLAGYTYTEKEIMEILIYIFIYILVMFIGAGVLMYLGNPPLDSIFESASAQGNVGLSVGITSASMHIAGKISLTIQMLVGRLEILPVFALFSYMISLARQKRKSPF; encoded by the coding sequence ATGATATACTTTTTAGGCCAAATTATGTGGATTATCGCCGTTGTGATGCTTGCTCCAGCATTCGTTGCTCCATTTCTCAACGAATTCTGGGTTATGCCTTCATTCATTTTAACATCTCTTTCTTGTTTTTTCCTCGGATTTTTGATAAAGAGGAAATCGAAGCCTGAAGAAGAGATGACCCTCGGAGAAACAATGGTTTTGACAGCAATAGTCTGGATTGTGTTTTCGTTTTTCGCTTCAATTCCGTTCATCACAACACTTCGCATGTCTCCTGTCGACGCATACTTTGAGAGCATGTCGGGCCTTACCGCAACAGGTCTCACAATGATAAAGGATGTGGAAAACATAGAGCGAACATTACTTCTGTGGAGGAGCTTAACTCAATGGGTTGGCGGTCTGGGGGTGATGGTTCTCTTCCTCACAGCGGCCTTAGGTTTCGGTCGAGCTCACAGAAAGATATATCTCGCCGAGGCTCACCCTGTTCTGATAATGCCCAACATAAGGGAAACCGCGAGAGCCCTCTGGAAGATTTATACGATTCTCACAGTTTTGGGAGTAATTCTATTTTACTTTGCCTCTTGGCCGAACTCTTCACTTTTCGAAGCCGTCAATCATGCGATGACAGCAATCGCTACTGGAGGATTTTCCGTGAAGAACAACTCTTTCGCGGCTTATGGATTGTCAGTCAAACTAGTCATCCTAATCGTTATGATATGGGGAGCAACAAACTTTACCGTCCATGATAGGGTTTTCAGAAAACGCTTGGATATCCGGGAATTCTTCGGGAACATAGAGGCAAGGTCCATGCTGATAATAATCGCGGTTTCCACTCTTCTTCTCGCAAAAGCCGTCGGATGGACTGACTCCCTTTTTCAGACCACCTCAGCCCTGACTGGCACCGGCTTCTCCACGGCAAACATCCGAGAATGGGGCGAAGGAGCCAAAGTTCTCCTAATAATCTTGATGATGATCGGCGGTAGCTACGGCTCGACCTCCAGTGCGATAAAACTCATGAGGATCATCCTTTTAGGGAAAACGCTTCAGTGGATGCTCAAGAAGAGTTTTCTGCCCGATAGAGCAGTAGTTCCCGTCAAGCTGGCAGGATACACATACACCGAGAAGGAAATAATGGAGATTCTGATCTACATTTTCATCTACATTTTAGTGATGTTCATAGGAGCCGGAGTTCTAATGTATCTTGGCAATCCCCCGCTGGATTCGATCTTTGAGTCCGCGTCAGCTCAAGGAAATGTTGGGCTCTCGGTCGGAATAACCTCGGCAAGCATGCATATCGCTGGCAAAATTTCCCTCACAATTCAGATGTTGGTTGGAAGGCTCGAGATTTTGCCAGTTTTCGCACTTTTCAGCTATATGATTTCTTTGGCTAGGCAAAAGAGGAAGTCTCCCTTTTAG
- the hxlB gene encoding 6-phospho-3-hexuloisomerase, producing MEDTLKAINEITTFLQQLPSKLKKKEVDAFVEVLIGARRVFVAGAGRSGLVAKAFATRLMHLDLDVYVVGETITPAIRPGDILIAISGSGETDLIIESAKIAKRIGAKIIAITSYPNSSLAKTADLVVTVPGRTKVAKTTRFMRRELAGEHASLAPLGTLFEIGTMVFLDSIIATLMKRLGKKEEDLKAKHATIE from the coding sequence ATGGAGGATACTTTAAAAGCAATAAACGAAATCACAACCTTTCTTCAACAGTTGCCTTCGAAGCTAAAGAAAAAAGAGGTCGATGCTTTTGTCGAGGTGCTCATTGGGGCTAGAAGGGTTTTCGTTGCGGGAGCTGGGCGCTCCGGACTCGTAGCCAAAGCATTTGCTACGAGATTGATGCACTTGGATCTGGATGTCTACGTGGTTGGGGAAACGATTACTCCGGCGATAAGGCCTGGGGACATCTTGATCGCCATATCTGGTTCTGGTGAAACCGATCTGATCATAGAATCGGCAAAAATTGCGAAAAGAATAGGGGCGAAGATAATCGCTATAACATCCTATCCGAACTCAAGTTTAGCCAAGACTGCTGACCTCGTCGTGACGGTTCCTGGGAGAACGAAGGTTGCAAAGACGACAAGGTTTATGAGAAGGGAGCTGGCTGGAGAGCATGCATCACTTGCGCCGCTCGGCACTCTCTTTGAAATCGGAACCATGGTTTTCTTAGATTCGATCATTGCGACGTTGATGAAGCGGCTGGGGAAGAAGGAAGAGGATCTAAAAGCAAAACATGCGACGATAGAGTGA
- a CDS encoding UPF0147 family protein, whose translation MTFEDKIKQVVEIMTRISEDMSVPRNIRRTANEAKNILLDEKQDQTVRAASARILLEEISEDPNMPVHARTQLWSALSILETIR comes from the coding sequence ATGACGTTCGAGGATAAAATAAAGCAGGTTGTTGAAATAATGACGAGAATAAGCGAAGACATGAGCGTACCCCGCAATATAAGAAGAACGGCAAATGAGGCCAAGAACATCCTTCTCGATGAAAAACAGGATCAAACCGTTCGGGCCGCCTCAGCAAGAATCCTCCTCGAGGAAATAAGCGAAGATCCAAACATGCCGGTACACGCGAGGACTCAACTCTGGAGTGCTCTCAGCATACTGGAGACTATAAGATGA
- a CDS encoding Sjogren's syndrome/scleroderma autoantigen 1 family protein codes for MKDIKEEQVTKIAEFLLAGGKMLGIHCGKCGSPLFEKESKIVCPLCGEIAGRKEETAPKAMEKVKNVLEKKLVELAEELEKESDREKIMGILDRIKSILETLERLGR; via the coding sequence ATGAAGGATATAAAGGAAGAGCAAGTCACAAAGATTGCCGAATTTCTCCTGGCCGGAGGAAAGATGTTGGGAATACACTGCGGAAAATGTGGAAGCCCTCTTTTCGAGAAAGAGAGTAAAATCGTTTGCCCGCTCTGTGGGGAGATAGCCGGACGGAAGGAAGAGACTGCGCCAAAGGCGATGGAAAAGGTCAAGAATGTTTTGGAGAAGAAACTTGTAGAGTTGGCGGAAGAACTGGAAAAGGAGAGCGATCGGGAAAAGATTATGGGAATTCTCGATAGAATAAAATCCATCCTTGAGACCTTAGAGCGTCTCGGGAGATAG
- a CDS encoding CPBP family intramembrane glutamic endopeptidase has protein sequence MLEFLRIIAGGVIIGVITGRILAENPTHVNRLRPSVWKKKLQQMSKKKLVGLLGWSALTVFLCFIVTGIVGGLLENANIRVVRPEADLTRRIAEVSKIMFLLFAILFPILEEWVFRGIFIDELLRLGVSKFEAVFVPALTFATFHLSNPGTEPAIILLLLPAGLLLGVCYLKAGLSGSIIAHSSYNFLIFVLNYL, from the coding sequence ATGCTGGAGTTTCTAAGGATTATCGCCGGCGGTGTTATCATAGGTGTGATAACAGGAAGAATTTTAGCCGAAAATCCCACGCACGTAAACAGACTTAGACCGAGCGTTTGGAAGAAAAAATTACAGCAGATGAGCAAAAAGAAACTGGTTGGACTACTCGGTTGGTCTGCTCTAACTGTTTTCCTGTGTTTTATCGTTACGGGAATCGTTGGAGGACTACTTGAAAACGCAAACATAAGAGTGGTTAGACCGGAGGCAGATTTGACGAGAAGGATTGCTGAAGTTTCAAAGATCATGTTTTTACTTTTTGCGATTCTCTTTCCGATTTTGGAGGAATGGGTCTTTAGAGGGATCTTCATCGATGAGCTGCTGAGGCTAGGAGTATCGAAGTTTGAAGCCGTCTTCGTTCCAGCTCTCACCTTCGCAACCTTCCACCTTTCGAACCCCGGAACGGAACCTGCGATAATTCTACTTCTGCTTCCGGCCGGTCTGCTGCTTGGAGTATGTTATCTAAAGGCCGGTCTTTCCGGGAGCATAATCGCACACTCTTCCTACAATTTTCTCATCTTTGTGC